The Onychomys torridus chromosome 4, mOncTor1.1, whole genome shotgun sequence genome includes a window with the following:
- the Znf334 gene encoding zinc finger protein 334 isoform X1 yields the protein MDSSQRSVSFKDLTVDFTQEEWQCLGPAQRLLYRDVMLENYRSLLSVGFCVSKPDVILKLEQGKEPWIVEELPSQNHAEDVDALEKDKGIQDKHLQFLVFSNKKMPEKAILFEKTVALDMNTVSSEKMFHKYDPGGNGLKTNSEETIAKPSQANAKVIAEPKGCEKPPLHTRPDKSHSGTKRNKRDEVRDVRSQGEDLNPDQTIPFLSQPSELNKGGKPFLQKSAPSAGTEERAERKRNECAECRKTFSKRSTLIVHQRIHTGERPYACNYCRKTFRIKASLTRHQRIHTGERPYKCKECGKAFIDKSALIVHQRIHGGEKLYECNECGKTFFRKSALAEHFRSHTGEKPYKCKECGNAFGKKSYLIVHQRTHRGEKPNECKECGKTFFCLSALTAHQRIHTGEKPYECSECEKTFFCQSALTVHLRSHTGEKPYKCRQCGRFLCTKSALVAHQAIHRGKKSFECNECGKLFYLKTTLTIHQRTHTGEKRGVLSKWGHTSTVKSNCSEQRRMDTQENRECHDHKRTVHKSSHRFAHKRTIWERPYECPECGRTYCRKSALRHHQKTHTGERPYECKECGKTFCQKVSFTEHQRTHTGEKPHKCKECGKSFRHKSAFTVHKRIHTGEKPYGCNECGKSYRRLWTLTEHQKIHTGEKPYECNTCKKTFRHKSNFLLHQKTHKN from the exons aggtcagTTTCCTTCAAGGATTTGACCGTGGACTTTACCCAAGAGGAGTGGCAGTGTCTGGGCCCTGCACAGCGCCTCCTGTACAGGGACGTGATGCTGGAGAACTACAGGAGCCTCCTTTCAGTGG GGTTTTGTGTTAGCAAACCAGATGTGATCTTAAAATTGGAGCAAGGAAAAGAGCCTTGGATAGTGGAAGAATTGCCAAGTCAGAACCATGCAG aagaTGTTGATGCCTTAGAGAAGGACAAGGGAATACAAGACAAACATTTGCAATTTTTAGTCTTCAGCAACAAAAAGATGCCAGAAAAAGCCATTCTGTTTGAGAAAACAGTTGCTCTTGACATGAATACTGTTTCTTCAGAAAAAATGTTCCATAAATATGATCCAGGGGGAAATGGCTTGAAAACTAATTCAGAAGAAACCATTGCAAAGCCAAGCCAAGCAAATGCAAAGGTAATTGCTGAGCCCAAAGGGTGTGAGAAGCCACCACTCCACACAAGGCCTGACAAAAGCCATTCTGGGACAAAACGGAACAAACGTGATGAAGTTAGGGATGTTAGGAGTCAAGGTGAAGATCTTAATCCAGACCAGACTATCCCATTTTTAAGTCAACCCTCTGAACTTAATAAGGGTGGGAAACCCTTCCTCCAGAAGTCAGCCCCCTCTGCAGGAACAGAGGAACGTGCTGAAAGAAAACGAAATGAATGTGCTGAGTGTAGGAAAACCTTCTCTAAGAGGTCCACCCTCATTGTCCATCAGAGAATCCATACAGGGGAGAGACCCTATGCTTGTAATTACTGTAGGAAAACTTTCCGTATAAAGGCAAGCCTCACTCGACACCAGcgaattcacactggagagagacCTTATAAATGCAaagagtgtgggaaagccttcattGACAAATCTGCCCTCATTGTGCATCAGAGAATTCATGGAGGGGAGAAATTGTACGAATGCAATGAATGTGGGAAGACCTTCTTCCGGAAGTCAGCCCTGGCTGAGCATTTCAGGTCACACACAGGGGAGAAGCCTTATAAATGCAAGGAGTGTGGGAATGCCTTTGGCAAGAAGTCTTACCTCATTGTACACCAAAGAACTCACAGAGGAGAGAAGCCGAATGAATGTAAGGAGTGTGGGAAAACCTTCTTCTGTCTGTCAGCCCTGACGGcacatcagagaattcacaccGGGGAGAAGCCCTATGAGTGCAGTGAGTGTGAGAAAACTTTCTTCTGTCAGTCGGCCCTCACTGTGCATCTGAGAAGTCATAccggagagaaaccctataaatgccGCCAGTGTGGCAGGTTCTTGTGCACTAAGTCTGCTCTCGTGGCCCATCAGGCAATCCATAGAGGAAAGAAGTCTTTCGAATGTAATGAATGCGGGAAGCTTTTCTACCTTAAGACAACACTCACAATACATCAGAGAACTCACACAGGAGAGAAGCGTGGTGTGCTTAGTAAGTGGGGTCACACATCCACTGTGAAGTCAAACTGCAGTGAACAGAGAAGAATGGACACACAGGAGAATCGTGAGTGTCACGACCACAAGCGTACAGTCCACAAAAGCTCACACCGCTTTGCACATAAGAGAACCATATGGGAGAGACCTTACGAATGTCCCGAGTGTGGGAGGACCTACTGCCGGAAGTCAGCTCTCAGGCACCATCAgaagacacacacaggagagaggccCTATGAGTGTAAAGAGTGTGGGAAAACCTTCTGCCAGAAAGTCTCCTTTACCGAGCACCAGCGAACTCACACTGGGGAAAAACCACATAAATGCAAAGAATGTGGGAAATCCTTCCGCCACAAGTCAGCATTCACAGTGCATAAGAGAATTCACACCGGAGAGAAACCATACGGATGTAATGAGTGTGGGAAGAGCTACCGTCGGCTCTGGACGCTGACGGAACATCAGAAAATACACACAGgggagaagccctatgaatgtaacACATGTAAGAAAACATTTCGCCATAAATCAAACTTCCTTTTACACCAGAAAACTCACAAGAACTAA
- the Znf334 gene encoding zinc finger protein 334 isoform X2, with protein MDSSQRSVSFKDLTVDFTQEEWQCLGPAQRLLYRDVMLENYRSLLSVGFCVSKPDVILKLEQGKEPWIVEELPSQNHADVDALEKDKGIQDKHLQFLVFSNKKMPEKAILFEKTVALDMNTVSSEKMFHKYDPGGNGLKTNSEETIAKPSQANAKVIAEPKGCEKPPLHTRPDKSHSGTKRNKRDEVRDVRSQGEDLNPDQTIPFLSQPSELNKGGKPFLQKSAPSAGTEERAERKRNECAECRKTFSKRSTLIVHQRIHTGERPYACNYCRKTFRIKASLTRHQRIHTGERPYKCKECGKAFIDKSALIVHQRIHGGEKLYECNECGKTFFRKSALAEHFRSHTGEKPYKCKECGNAFGKKSYLIVHQRTHRGEKPNECKECGKTFFCLSALTAHQRIHTGEKPYECSECEKTFFCQSALTVHLRSHTGEKPYKCRQCGRFLCTKSALVAHQAIHRGKKSFECNECGKLFYLKTTLTIHQRTHTGEKRGVLSKWGHTSTVKSNCSEQRRMDTQENRECHDHKRTVHKSSHRFAHKRTIWERPYECPECGRTYCRKSALRHHQKTHTGERPYECKECGKTFCQKVSFTEHQRTHTGEKPHKCKECGKSFRHKSAFTVHKRIHTGEKPYGCNECGKSYRRLWTLTEHQKIHTGEKPYECNTCKKTFRHKSNFLLHQKTHKN; from the exons aggtcagTTTCCTTCAAGGATTTGACCGTGGACTTTACCCAAGAGGAGTGGCAGTGTCTGGGCCCTGCACAGCGCCTCCTGTACAGGGACGTGATGCTGGAGAACTACAGGAGCCTCCTTTCAGTGG GGTTTTGTGTTAGCAAACCAGATGTGATCTTAAAATTGGAGCAAGGAAAAGAGCCTTGGATAGTGGAAGAATTGCCAAGTCAGAACCATGCAG aTGTTGATGCCTTAGAGAAGGACAAGGGAATACAAGACAAACATTTGCAATTTTTAGTCTTCAGCAACAAAAAGATGCCAGAAAAAGCCATTCTGTTTGAGAAAACAGTTGCTCTTGACATGAATACTGTTTCTTCAGAAAAAATGTTCCATAAATATGATCCAGGGGGAAATGGCTTGAAAACTAATTCAGAAGAAACCATTGCAAAGCCAAGCCAAGCAAATGCAAAGGTAATTGCTGAGCCCAAAGGGTGTGAGAAGCCACCACTCCACACAAGGCCTGACAAAAGCCATTCTGGGACAAAACGGAACAAACGTGATGAAGTTAGGGATGTTAGGAGTCAAGGTGAAGATCTTAATCCAGACCAGACTATCCCATTTTTAAGTCAACCCTCTGAACTTAATAAGGGTGGGAAACCCTTCCTCCAGAAGTCAGCCCCCTCTGCAGGAACAGAGGAACGTGCTGAAAGAAAACGAAATGAATGTGCTGAGTGTAGGAAAACCTTCTCTAAGAGGTCCACCCTCATTGTCCATCAGAGAATCCATACAGGGGAGAGACCCTATGCTTGTAATTACTGTAGGAAAACTTTCCGTATAAAGGCAAGCCTCACTCGACACCAGcgaattcacactggagagagacCTTATAAATGCAaagagtgtgggaaagccttcattGACAAATCTGCCCTCATTGTGCATCAGAGAATTCATGGAGGGGAGAAATTGTACGAATGCAATGAATGTGGGAAGACCTTCTTCCGGAAGTCAGCCCTGGCTGAGCATTTCAGGTCACACACAGGGGAGAAGCCTTATAAATGCAAGGAGTGTGGGAATGCCTTTGGCAAGAAGTCTTACCTCATTGTACACCAAAGAACTCACAGAGGAGAGAAGCCGAATGAATGTAAGGAGTGTGGGAAAACCTTCTTCTGTCTGTCAGCCCTGACGGcacatcagagaattcacaccGGGGAGAAGCCCTATGAGTGCAGTGAGTGTGAGAAAACTTTCTTCTGTCAGTCGGCCCTCACTGTGCATCTGAGAAGTCATAccggagagaaaccctataaatgccGCCAGTGTGGCAGGTTCTTGTGCACTAAGTCTGCTCTCGTGGCCCATCAGGCAATCCATAGAGGAAAGAAGTCTTTCGAATGTAATGAATGCGGGAAGCTTTTCTACCTTAAGACAACACTCACAATACATCAGAGAACTCACACAGGAGAGAAGCGTGGTGTGCTTAGTAAGTGGGGTCACACATCCACTGTGAAGTCAAACTGCAGTGAACAGAGAAGAATGGACACACAGGAGAATCGTGAGTGTCACGACCACAAGCGTACAGTCCACAAAAGCTCACACCGCTTTGCACATAAGAGAACCATATGGGAGAGACCTTACGAATGTCCCGAGTGTGGGAGGACCTACTGCCGGAAGTCAGCTCTCAGGCACCATCAgaagacacacacaggagagaggccCTATGAGTGTAAAGAGTGTGGGAAAACCTTCTGCCAGAAAGTCTCCTTTACCGAGCACCAGCGAACTCACACTGGGGAAAAACCACATAAATGCAAAGAATGTGGGAAATCCTTCCGCCACAAGTCAGCATTCACAGTGCATAAGAGAATTCACACCGGAGAGAAACCATACGGATGTAATGAGTGTGGGAAGAGCTACCGTCGGCTCTGGACGCTGACGGAACATCAGAAAATACACACAGgggagaagccctatgaatgtaacACATGTAAGAAAACATTTCGCCATAAATCAAACTTCCTTTTACACCAGAAAACTCACAAGAACTAA